GGCCGAATAAAAACCGATTACTATCAGTTTTATGGCCCAAAGCCTCCTAAAAAACAGCGGTAACAACAAAATTCAAACCGTATGCACAATACAAAATAAGCCCCGTGTCAATGCAGGGCTTATTTATTATTCATTAAATCCAGTTTTAAATTGTTTTAAAAAGCAAAATATATGTTTCTGTCTCCGTTATCTTCGTACTTCATGTTTAAAGCTCTGATAAATCAGCTTGAAAATAGCTTAAGCTATACAATTTATTTAAGCGGATAAAAATATAAAGCCATATCAACGCATATAAAATTTGTATGTTCTGCATATTAGAATTATACTGATTTCAAATTTCCTGAATAAATTCTTTTATAATAATTAAAGAATACCCCCGGTTCCTTTTATATAACTATATAAATAAAATTCCACTCAAAAAATAAATCGTTTTCTTGAGCGGAATTTATGCAGGCTACAATATCAATTATAAGGCCCGCAGAATTAATATTAAATTCATAAATTTCATCTTTAATAAAACCCTTATAAAATTTTATAATATCCGGCCGATATTCTATGCTCCGCTTGAAAGCAGTTCATTAAGCTTGTTCTCCGACTGTTCAAACACATTTGAATCCGAAAACTCATTTATAACACGGGCATAATATTCTTTAGCCCCTTCTGTATCGCCCTTATTTTCACTTATACTTCCAAGCAGATACAAAACGTCATCCATGAAATTCTCTTTTGAGCCATATTCAAGCGCTGTTTTCAGTTCAACTTCAGCTTCATCGATATTGCCTGCCGAAAATAGACTCTCGCCTTCATTATAATAATATTCGGCTGCAAAAGGATATGTTTTTTCTTTCAATGCTTCTATACGCGATTTATCTTCTTCTTCGAATTTTTCAACGTCAAGTTTTTTCAAAAGTTTAGCCGCTTCTATATTCTCTCCCGAAGCGCTGTAGTTAAGCGCAAGCTGAAAGCTCTCAGCCTGCTCCTTGTTTGCTTCAGCCGCTTTATATTGCTCGTTTTCAGCTTTCAAAGTTTCATTTTCTTCTTCCAGCTGTTTATATTTCAGCGCAAAAGTAGACGTACCGTTGGTATTTTCATCTTCTAACTGTATTATACGTTCTTCAAGAGTGTCTATTTTTTTTAAAAAACCGCTTTCAATTCCCGGCAGCGCCAATGCTGCCGCAATAGCGCCGGTAATGATAACGCCTGCAAAAAAAGTTACAATTTCCCACCTTACTTTTATTTTTTTAGGCGCATTTTCATTATATCCTGTGCCCGTAGTATTTTTATCGTCAGACTTCTTGTTTTCGGAGCTCAGATCAGCAAGATATTCCAACGCTTTAGGGTTTCGTTTGTCTATTTCCAAAACCTTATCAATATATGTCCGGGCCTTCTTTTTATCGCCTTTTCCAACATAATAAGCGGCTATAAGGTTATATGCATCAACAAAATTAGGATTAAAATCAACAGCTTTTTTAAGCCCTATTAAAGCCAAATCATCGCTTCCCGCCTTAAACTGTCCGATAGCTTTATTGTAAAAAACAATGGCGTCGTTGCATTTTTCTAACATTCTCCCATTTTTTTGAAGCGCGGCAATATATTTTGTTGCCGGGTTTTTTTCATTTTTCATGCTTTCGCTGATTATCCACTGTTTAAGCGCGTCGCCTACCATGCCTATCTGGTAGTATGATATTCCGAGCAGGTTTCTTGCAACATAATTTTTTTTATCAAACATGACGCATTGGCTCAAAGAGATTATAGCCGCCGAATAGTCGCCTTCACGGGCATAATAAACGCCTTTATTATATTGCTTAAGCGAAATCGTTCTTACCTTATTCAATAAAACTACATCGCTTTTACAGCGGGGGCATATATTTCCATTTCTAACTTCTTCTCCGCATTTCTGACAAATCATTTCATACCGCCTTTATTCCCATTTGCTCCTGTGGGCTCTCTCGTTTGAAGCATATTTTGTTTCTTCCCTGTTTTTTGAAATGTAATTAAGCATGTCCATTATATCCTTCAAATCTGTCGAATGTATAGACTGTTCGATATCTCCGACTTCGAGTATCGGTTCATACTTTTTTATTTCGTTTTTGAAATCAATCATTTTTTACCACCTGCAAGTTTGTATAATTCGCCTATAAGGTACAGGCTTCCCGCACAGCACAAAACATCTTCCTCGGCCGTAATTGATTTTGCCAGATTATACGCTTTTTCAATATCTTTTTCCCTTAAAGTTTCAACTTGATATTTAGATATAGTTTCAGTTAATTTATCAACATCCCATTTACGGGAATTATTCGGCTCTGTTAAAACAATCCTGCTTGCCAGCGGAACAAGCGTATCCATCATTTTTTCATATTCCTTATCGCCAAGGATGCCTACAAGCAAAGTGATTTTTTTATCCGAAAAATACTTTTTAAGCGATTCCGCAAGCATATGTATTCCGTCAATATTATGGGCGCCGTCAAGTATAACGGTCGGATTTTCTTCTACAATCTCCATCCTGCCGCTCCATCTTGCTTTGCTTATACCCTTTAATACCGCATTTTCGGACAATTCAACCCCCGCATCCTGAAGCGCCCTGCATACAAGCAGGGAAGCGGCGCAGTTATTGATTTGATAATCTCCAAGCAATTTTATTTTAACATTTTCATAGTCGATATATTCATTGTGTATGGAAAATTCCGTTCCATTAATATTCTGCGAAATAACATGTATTCCTTCATCTTTTACAAAATAAAGTTCAGAGCCTTTTTCATCCGAAATACTTTTTATAATATTATAAACTTCATCTGTTTGCGTATATAATACTACGGGGCATCCTTCTTTTATTATGCCTCCTTTTTCATAAGCGATTTCTTCAATACTGCCTCCAAGGTAATCCATATGATCCATGCTTATGGACATAATAACTGATACTATAGGCTTTTTAACAACGTTTGTAGCATCGGACTTTCCTCCAAGGCCAACTTCCAAAACAAGAAAATCAACATTCTTTTCCGCAAAATATGAAAACGCAAGAGCAGTAACAACCTCAAAAACCGTCGGCTGCGATATTCTTCCGGAGCCGACAAGGCTGTCGCATTTTTCCTTTACTATTTCCATGTGACTTGCAAAATCCTCATCGGTGATCTTTACATTATTTATTGTATACCTTTCATTATAATCTTCAAGATGCGGCGATGTGTAAACGCCCACATTGTATCCCTGTGCAATGAGCGCATTTGAAACCATAGCACAGCAAGATCCCTTGCCGTTTGTGCCGGCAACATGTATAACTTTAACTTTATCCTGAGGGTTTCCAAGGCTCTCCATTAAAACCTGCACTCTTTCAAGCCCCAGATCAAACCCAAGGCAGTAAATCCCGTCAATATATTCAAGCGCTTGTGAGTAATTCATCTTATACCTCTATTCATATATAAATTCTACAAAAAACTACAAAAATTCATTTAAAGTATATACTATACGACTCCATTTGTAAACCGTTCTATAAATTCAGCTTCAGTTAAAATTTCAACGCCAAGTTCCTTTGCCTTTTTATTTTTTGAAGATGACGAATCCGGGTTATTATTTATTAAAAAGTTGGTTTTTGAAGTTACGCTTCCCGTAACTTTTCCTCCCATTCTTTCTATTTCCGTTTTAAGTTCCTTTCTGTTGTTATAGCGTGTTAGATCTCCGGTTATTACAAACGTAACGCCGCTTAAAGAATTATCTCCGCTTTCTTCCTCCTTTTCAAAATTTAAAAACCCAATAGCTTCATTAAAAAGCTCGATATTTTTACTGTTTGAAAAGTAGCTTACGATACTGTGCGCTATAATTTGGCCAAATCCATCCACGTCTACAAGCTCTTCTTCCGTAACATTTTTTATTTTTTCAATATCAAAATCAGTATTTCTGCATAGAAGCTTAGCATTGTTAAGCCCAACTTGATTTATTCCGAGGGCGTATATAAAATTTGCCAATGGCACTGTTTTTGACTTCTCCACAGCATTAATTAAATTGCTGTAGCTTTTCTCGCCGAAACCGTCCATTCCCTTTATTTCATTTTCAAACTTTTCAAGTTTATATATATCCGTATAAAATTCAATATATCCCTTATCTACAAACTTGCTTAATGTTTCTTCGGATAGTCCTTCTATATTCATAGCATCTCTTGAGGCAAAATGCGCAAGGCTTCTGACAACCTGCGCCCTGCATGTCGGATTTGTACAGTAAAGAGCTTCGCCGTCCCTAAGTTTTTTTACAGCCGTTTCCCCGCCGCACACGGGACATTTTTTTGGGATCTCAATATTTCCGCTTTGGGTTATATTTTCAGCGATCTGCGGTATTATCATATTGGCTTTATAAACGCGTATTATATCTCCTATGCCCAATTTAAGTTCTTTTAATATGCTTAAATTATGAACGCTGGCCCTGTTTACAGTGGTTCCTTCCAGTTCCACCGGTTCAAATACTGCAATGGGATTTATAAGCCCCGTCCTCGAAGTGCTCCAATCTATTTCGCGAAGTACGGTTTCCGCCGTTTCATCCGCCCATTTGAAAGCAATAGAATCTTTTGGAAATTTAGACGTTTCTCCGAGGCTTCTGCTGTATGAAATGCTGTTAAATGTTAAAACAAGCCCGTCGGAGGCAAAATCGTTTCTGTTTATGCGGCTTTCAAAATATTTTACTGTTTCGTAAATATTATTTTTATTTACAAGCTTGTTTTCCACAACATCAAAACCGAGCTCCTTCAGCCATAAAATATTATCGGACTTCAAATCGCTTATTTCTTTCCCTTCGGCGCTAACAAGGCCGAATATATATATCATTACATTGCGTTTTGCCGCAATCTCGCTGTTAAGCTGCCTTACAGTGCCGCTGCACAGGTTTCTTGGGTTTTTATACTTTTCCTCATCGGGAAGTTCATTATTTATACGCTCAAATTCACTGAATGTTATAATTCCCTCTCCCCTAAGCACGAGGGAACCTTTAAAATCTATTTTAACGGGAAGATTTTTAAAAAACCTCGCGTTATGAGTTATATCCTCGCCGATTTCACCGTTGCCGCGCGTAACAGCCTGCAAAAGCTCTCCGTTTTCATATTTTAAAACTATTGTAAGACCGTCAAGCTTCCATGACAAAATGCCTTCGCTGTCGCCAAGCCATTCCGAAAGTTTCCCTATATCCTTTGTTTTGTCAAGAGAAAGCATACGGCTTTCATGCCGAACCTTCTCAAGCCCGCTTAGAACAGTATACCCCACGCTTTGAGTCGGACTGCCGCTTAAAACAATGCCCGTTTCCTTTTCAAGCCTTAACAGTTCGTCATAAAGTTTATCATATTCATAATCTGACATTGTACTGTCGGCAAACTGGTAGTAATGCTTTGACGCATTATTAAGTATTTCTATAAGTTCCTTCATGCGATCCATTTTTATATCAATCCACCTTAATCAGCTTGGATAATCTAGCCATAAATTTTTTGCTGCCTTTATCTTTAAAATATACCTCAACTTCAAAATCTGCCCCTGCAGCTTTTATACTTTTTACCGTTCCGATTCCGTATTTAGGTGCGCGTACGCTGTCGCCTTCCTTAAAATTAAGCTTAAAATCCGTTGGCGCCGGTATCTCGGGCTTAGACACCGAAACTCCGTAAGCTTTATTAAGTCCCTCTCCTCCAGCCATATTGTACCCTGCTTTCGGCCTTGCGTTTATTCGAGGCGAAGTCGGCGTAAATACAACATTGCGTTTTTGCTGTTCCAAAATATTTTCCGGTATCTCATTTAAAAATCTTGAAGGCTGATTATACTGTGTATTCCCATTTGTCATCCTGCAACGCGCGTAGGTTAAATAGAGTTCTTTTCTGGCCCTTGTTATTCCCACATAAAAAAGACGCCTTTCTTCCTGTATTTCCTTTTCACTGCCATATGCAATGCTTCTGTAACTCGGGAACATGCCTTCTTCCATTCCGCATATAAATACATACGGAAACTCAAGCCCTTTGGCAGAATGGAGCGTCATAAGAACGACAGCTTCTTCTTTATCCGAATAGTCGTCAATATCAGCCACAAGCGCGACTTCTTCAAGAAAACTTTCAAGCGTGGGATTAGAAGCGGTGTTGCTGAACTCGGCCGCTTTTGAAATAAACTCTTTTATATTTTCCTTCCTTCCTTCAGCTTCGTCCGTTCCTTCTATGTCAAGAGCTTCGAAATATCCTGTCCTATTAGCCACTTCTTCAATAAATTCCGGAAGGGTAAGCAAATCCTTTTTAGATTTAAGGATTTCTATCATTGCATAAAATTCTTCGAATTTTTTTGCCCTGGGACCGAAATTCTTATTATCCTCAAGGCTTGATATGCTTTCATAAATACTGATTTCCAAATCCTGCGCAAAATTAGAAAGCTTTTCAACGGATGTATCGCCTATGCCCCTTTTCGGAACATTAACAATACGTTTAAAAGCCACATCGTCATTCGGATTTGCCATCAGTTTAAGGTACGCAAGTATATCCATAATTTCTTTACGGTCGTAAAATCTCGTCCCGCCGCAAAGCCTGTACGGTATGCCCTTTTTAACAAAAGCCTCCTCAATAGCCCTGGACTGGGCATTTGTTCTGTAAAGCACAGCAAAATCTTTATAATTCCTTGAAAGGCCGGTCAAATTCTCAATCTTGTCGGCGACATATTTTCCCTCGTCATATTCATTATCGGCTTTATGCAGCCTTATTATACTTCCGTCGCCGTTTTCTGTCCAAAGCGACTTGTCTTTGCGTTCATCATTATTCTTAATAACTGAGTTAGCCGCTTCAAGTATTGTTTTGGTTGAACGGTAATTCTGCTCAAGCTTTATAACCTCGCATCCGGGAAAATCTTTTTCAAAATCCAGTATATTTCTTATGTTCGCACCTCTCCAGCCATATATGCTCTGGTCGTCGTCGCCGACTACGCAAAGGTTTTTATACTTATCCGCAAGAAGCCTTATAAGCTGATACTGCGACGTATTAGTATCCTGATACTCGTCAACCATTATGTATTTAAAACGTTCCTGATATTTTTCAAGCGCTTCCGGATTTGTCTGGAAAAGAAGAACCGTATTATAAATAAGGTCGTCAAAGTCAAGAGCATTACTGCTTTTTAATTTTTTCTGATACTCCCTGTAACACGATGCAATTCTTGCCTTCCTGAAATCCTGTTCCGCTTCCTGACTGTATTTTGACGGGGAAATCAATTCCTCTTTTGCCCTGCTTATTTCGGCCATAACGCCTTTCAGCGGAAACGTCTTATCCTGGAGGCTTATACCAAGACGCGTAAAACAGTCTTTCATAACTTTCTCTGCATCTTTTGTGTCATATATGGAAAAATTCCTGTCATATCCTAATTTGTCAATTTCCCTTCTTAAAATTTTTACACAAGAAGAATGGAACGTACTTATCCATATATCCTCCGATCCGCTTCCAACAAGAGAATCTATCCTTTCTTTCATTTCTTTTGCCGCTTTGTTCGTAAATGTGATAGCCATAATATTCCAAGGTTTAACGCCTTTTTCTATAAGGCTTGCTACCCTTACGGTAAGAGCCCCTGTTTTTCCGCTCCCGGCCCCTGCAAGTATAAGCACGGGTCCCTCGGTTGTGTCTACAGCTTTTTTCTGCATCGGGTTTAATTTATCATAGCCAATCATCTGTATTCTCCTTATATAAAAAATTATCTTTTCCACACAAACGCACATAAGCCCATACCGGAAATTTACCGGCGGGCTTATGTGCGGGATATATTGCCTTAAATTAACTTATTCGCTTTTATGTTTCTCTGCAACCCTGTCTATAGCGAGCTTATATCCGTCCGTACCGTAAATCAGGGCCCTGTTAACCCTGCTTATAGTCGCTGTTGAAGCTCCTGTTTTTTCCGCTATTTCTATATAAGTACATTTACGGTCAAGCATTTCAGCAACAGCCATCCTCTGCGCAATGGCATTAATCTCATGGACAGTACACAGGTCCTCGAAAAGCTGATAACATTCTTCTATGTTTTCCATAACAAGCACACATTCAAAAAGCTTGTCCGTAATAGGGCTTTTTATCTTTGGATTCAAATTTATCACCTTCGCTGGATTATATATTATTGTAATTTTAACATTTTACAGCATTAAAGTAAAGTAATAAATTCTTAAATAAACGGTAAAAACAAAGCTCTTGCTATTTGAATATAAAAATATATAAAAACAAAAGCCGTTGTAAAAAATAAAATCCCATTTCAGCAAATATAATTATACATTCGATGAAACGGGATCACAACGCCGAAGTAACTGAACTTCGCCGCTCAGAGTATGAAATTCTCAAAAAACAAAAAATTTTCGTATATAAACTCAGCGGCATCCCTTAGTATTTAATGCCAGCCTATTTATAAAAAGCCAAAAACACCGAAAAGTTTTCTATTGGGAATCAATCTGTTTTTATTTTAAAATTTTCAACAATATCGTTCCAACATCTTTCGCATATATCGGCTTTTTGTGTTTCTCCGTCCCTGCCTGAAAAATAGTTCCATGTTTTTTCTATGTGCAAAAAGTCAGGATAATACCCCAACGCATCCGGCTTGATTTCCCTGCCGCATACATTACAGTAAACTTTTGAAATAACTTCTGTTTCTTTCATCTGTATTTCTGTTTTTATCAAAGCTCTCCCCCCTTGTATAAAAAATTTTATCATATTATAGGGAAAAAACATATACAAAATTTATTGTATTAATGGTAAAATATACGATAGAAACGGAGGAAAAACAAATGAACCTTCTTAATGAACCAGAAAGCTGCACATTATGCCCTCGCGAGTGCGATGTTAACCGCACCCTGTCCCCCTCGGGCTTTTGCAATAATTCATTAAATATAAAAGCCGCCCTTGCATCCGTTCATTATTTTGAAGAACCGTCCGTCAGCGGTACAAACGGCTCCGGTACAATATTTTTTTCGGGCTGTAATATGAAATGTATATTCTGCCAAAACTATGATATAAGCCAATTTAATAAAGGAATTGCCATTTCTGTTTCGGATTTGGCAAAAACAATGATTCTGCAGCAGGAAAAAGGCGTACATAATATTAATCTCGTTTCCGGAGGCCATTTTATTCCGCAGATAAAAGAAGCCCTTAAAACAGCTAAAAGCATGGGCCTTGAAATACCTATCGTATATAACTCCAACGGATATGAAAAAGCCGAAACCCTAAAATCTCTCGACGGGCTTATAGACGTCTATCTTCCGGATATTAAATATTTCAGCGACGAATACGCTGTAAAATATTCCTCGGCGCCAAACTATTTTGCCAATGCCTCGGCCGCCGTACTTGAAATGTACAGGCAGGCAGGAAAAAATATATTTTCACCCGACGGTTTAATTAAAAAAGGCGTTATAATCCGTCATCTCGTTCTTCCCGGCCTAAAAGAGGACAGTAAAAAAATTCTTTTGTGGATCAAAGAAAATATCGGGCATAATGCTTATATATCCTTAATGAGCCAGTATACTCCTATGTATAGAGCTTTAAATACCAAACCTCTTAACAGGAAAATTACAACATATGAATACCAAAATGTAATAGACTATTTTTTTAAAATAGGCTTGAAAAACGGGTATATGCAGGAGCGTTCTTCCGCAAATAAAATATATACGCCAAACTTCGATTTTTCCGGCCTTATAAAAGGAGATTGAATATGAAAACGGTTACAGAAAGATTTTTGGAATATGTAACGCACAACACAAAAAGCGATGAAAATTCAAAAACAACGCCAAGTTCAAAATGCCAGCTTGATTTTGCCGATTTTATTGCGGGCGAATGTCGAAAAATCGGTTTAAAAAACATAACCGTTGACAAAAACGGCTATGTTATGGCATTTCTTCCAAAAACAAAAAACAATATGCCGAAAATAGGATTTATCGCTCATATGGACACCAGCCCCGAAGCTTCCGGCGAAAACGTTAGGCCGGTTATAACAAGAAATTACAACGGCACAGATATAAAGCTCAACGGCGTCACCCTTTCGCCGGAAGCATTTCCCGAGCTTTTAGAATATAAAGGCGGCGACATAATATCTTCTGACGGAACAACTCTCCTCGGCGCTGACGATAAAGCCGGAATTGCTGAAATACTTACCGCAATGGAATATATTATAAACCACCCTGAAATAGATCACGGTGAAATCGGCATAGCGTTTACTCCCGATGAAGAAATAGGAAGAGGCGCCGACTTTTTTGATGTAAAATCTTTCGGCTGTGATTTTGCATATACTGTAGACGGCGGAAAAATCGGAGAATTGGAATATGAAAACTTCAATGCAGCGCGTGCAAAAATAAGTATAACCGGTATAAACGTCCACCCGGGAACAGCAAAAGGCCTTATGAAAAACGCATCGCTTATAGGATGCGAACTTGCATCTATGCTGCCTCCGTCGGAAACCCCTTCAACTACCGGCGGGTATGAAGGATTTTACCATCTCGTATCATTTAACGGCAACGTAAGCAAATGCACAATGGCGTACATTATAAGGGACTTTGACAAAGAAAACTTTGTCAAAAGGAAAGCTGAAATGGAACGTGTTGTTTCATATATAAACTCAAAATACGGCAACGTCGCATGCCTTGAAATGTATGACGAGTATTATAATATGTTTGAAAAAGTATCCCCACACAAAGAAATTATAGATTTAGCAAAAAAAGCTATGGAATTAAGCGGCGTAACCCCTCTTATTAGTCCGATAAGAGGCGGTACTGACGGGGCAAGACTTTCATATATGGGTCTTCCATGCCCAAATATTTTTGCAGGCGGCCATAATTTTCACGGTATTTACGAGTTTATACCCGTTAACAGCATGGAAAAGGCCGTTCAGGTTATTATAAACATAATTAAGCTTTCATAATTTTTCAATAATTTTATTTTTTTTAAAATTGTCCTTGATTTTATTTATAAAGTATGATAGTATGTAGAAAAATTAATATTTCGCTATGACTGAGTTGATGGTTTTCCATTGGGCTGTTGTTGGTTGAAAATTCAGAGAGGGGCTGTTTGGTGAGAAGCCTTCAGTACAACATCAGTAAATTACCGCTCACAGCTTCCGGATTAATACCCGGCGGGTTTGCCCGATATAGCTTTGAGAGGCGCTTTTGCGTAAATTAAGGTGGTACCACGGGCTATCCCGTCCTTTGGACAGGATAGCTTTTTTATATGGGATTTAACTGCAACAAAACACTTCAAAAATATAAAAATTTTAGACAACCTAACCGGCAGTTAAATCCCGCCTATTGCCGCTATTTTAAATTTACGATAGAGCACACGGAAAATCCATATTTTTATATTTGCAAAGGGGAAATAAAAATGAAAAATGCATTTGAAATTCTTGAAGAAAGAGGATTTATAGAACAGCTCACCCATGAAAACGAAATCAAAGAACTTTTTAAAAATGAAAAAATAACTTTTTATATAGGATTTGACCCAACGGCAGACAGTTTGCATGTCGGACATTTTTTAACAGTTATGGCCATGGCGCATATGCAGCGCGCCGGTCACCGTCCTATCTGTCTTATGGGCGGCGGCACAGGAATGATCGGCGACCCTACCGGAAAAACCGATATGCGTAAAATGATGACGACTGAAATAATAGATCATAATGTCGCATGTTTTAAAAAGCAACTGTCTCGATTTATTGACTTTAGCGATGATAAAGCAATAATTGTTGACAACGGAGACTGGATCCGTAAACTTAATTACATTGATTTTCTTAGGGATATTGGCGTACATTTTTCTGTTAACCGCATGATTAAAGCGGAATGTTTTAAAACAAGAATGGAAAAAGGCCTTTCTTTCCTTGAATTTAACTATATGCTTATGCAGGCTAACGATTTTTTGGAACTTAACAAAAGATATGGCTGTATTATGCAGCTCGGCGGGAATGACCAATGGAGCAATATAATCGAAGGCGTTGACTTGATAAGACGAAAAGAAGGCAGACCGGCTTACGGCATGACATTTAAGCTCCTTACTAACAGCGAAGGCAACAAAATGGGAAAAACCGAAAAAGGCGCCGTTTGGCTTGACGCCGATAAAACTTCACCATACGAATTCTTCCAATACTGGAGAAATATCGGGGACAAAGACGTTGAAAAGTGCCTTGCTCTTTTAACGTTCCTTCCTATGGATGAAGTCCGCCGATTAGGAGCGCTTGAAGGAAGCGAAATAAATCATGCTAAAGAAGTGCTTGCATATGAACTTACAAAGATTGTACACGGCGAAGAAAACGCCGAACAGGCAAAACAGGCGGCACGCGCCCTTTTCAGCGGCGGAGCAGAAGGCGGCTCGATACCTGAAACCGAGATTTCA
Above is a window of Anaerotignum faecicola DNA encoding:
- a CDS encoding tetratricopeptide repeat protein; the encoded protein is MICQKCGEEVRNGNICPRCKSDVVLLNKVRTISLKQYNKGVYYAREGDYSAAIISLSQCVMFDKKNYVARNLLGISYYQIGMVGDALKQWIISESMKNEKNPATKYIAALQKNGRMLEKCNDAIVFYNKAIGQFKAGSDDLALIGLKKAVDFNPNFVDAYNLIAAYYVGKGDKKKARTYIDKVLEIDKRNPKALEYLADLSSENKKSDDKNTTGTGYNENAPKKIKVRWEIVTFFAGVIITGAIAAALALPGIESGFLKKIDTLEERIIQLEDENTNGTSTFALKYKQLEEENETLKAENEQYKAAEANKEQAESFQLALNYSASGENIEAAKLLKKLDVEKFEEEDKSRIEALKEKTYPFAAEYYYNEGESLFSAGNIDEAEVELKTALEYGSKENFMDDVLYLLGSISENKGDTEGAKEYYARVINEFSDSNVFEQSENKLNELLSSGA
- a CDS encoding bifunctional folylpolyglutamate synthase/dihydrofolate synthase; protein product: MNYSQALEYIDGIYCLGFDLGLERVQVLMESLGNPQDKVKVIHVAGTNGKGSCCAMVSNALIAQGYNVGVYTSPHLEDYNERYTINNVKITDEDFASHMEIVKEKCDSLVGSGRISQPTVFEVVTALAFSYFAEKNVDFLVLEVGLGGKSDATNVVKKPIVSVIMSISMDHMDYLGGSIEEIAYEKGGIIKEGCPVVLYTQTDEVYNIIKSISDEKGSELYFVKDEGIHVISQNINGTEFSIHNEYIDYENVKIKLLGDYQINNCAASLLVCRALQDAGVELSENAVLKGISKARWSGRMEIVEENPTVILDGAHNIDGIHMLAESLKKYFSDKKITLLVGILGDKEYEKMMDTLVPLASRIVLTEPNNSRKWDVDKLTETISKYQVETLREKDIEKAYNLAKSITAEEDVLCCAGSLYLIGELYKLAGGKK
- the ligA gene encoding NAD-dependent DNA ligase LigA, encoding MDRMKELIEILNNASKHYYQFADSTMSDYEYDKLYDELLRLEKETGIVLSGSPTQSVGYTVLSGLEKVRHESRMLSLDKTKDIGKLSEWLGDSEGILSWKLDGLTIVLKYENGELLQAVTRGNGEIGEDITHNARFFKNLPVKIDFKGSLVLRGEGIITFSEFERINNELPDEEKYKNPRNLCSGTVRQLNSEIAAKRNVMIYIFGLVSAEGKEISDLKSDNILWLKELGFDVVENKLVNKNNIYETVKYFESRINRNDFASDGLVLTFNSISYSRSLGETSKFPKDSIAFKWADETAETVLREIDWSTSRTGLINPIAVFEPVELEGTTVNRASVHNLSILKELKLGIGDIIRVYKANMIIPQIAENITQSGNIEIPKKCPVCGGETAVKKLRDGEALYCTNPTCRAQVVRSLAHFASRDAMNIEGLSEETLSKFVDKGYIEFYTDIYKLEKFENEIKGMDGFGEKSYSNLINAVEKSKTVPLANFIYALGINQVGLNNAKLLCRNTDFDIEKIKNVTEEELVDVDGFGQIIAHSIVSYFSNSKNIELFNEAIGFLNFEKEEESGDNSLSGVTFVITGDLTRYNNRKELKTEIERMGGKVTGSVTSKTNFLINNNPDSSSSKNKKAKELGVEILTEAEFIERFTNGVV
- the pcrA gene encoding DNA helicase PcrA encodes the protein MIGYDKLNPMQKKAVDTTEGPVLILAGAGSGKTGALTVRVASLIEKGVKPWNIMAITFTNKAAKEMKERIDSLVGSGSEDIWISTFHSSCVKILRREIDKLGYDRNFSIYDTKDAEKVMKDCFTRLGISLQDKTFPLKGVMAEISRAKEELISPSKYSQEAEQDFRKARIASCYREYQKKLKSSNALDFDDLIYNTVLLFQTNPEALEKYQERFKYIMVDEYQDTNTSQYQLIRLLADKYKNLCVVGDDDQSIYGWRGANIRNILDFEKDFPGCEVIKLEQNYRSTKTILEAANSVIKNNDERKDKSLWTENGDGSIIRLHKADNEYDEGKYVADKIENLTGLSRNYKDFAVLYRTNAQSRAIEEAFVKKGIPYRLCGGTRFYDRKEIMDILAYLKLMANPNDDVAFKRIVNVPKRGIGDTSVEKLSNFAQDLEISIYESISSLEDNKNFGPRAKKFEEFYAMIEILKSKKDLLTLPEFIEEVANRTGYFEALDIEGTDEAEGRKENIKEFISKAAEFSNTASNPTLESFLEEVALVADIDDYSDKEEAVVLMTLHSAKGLEFPYVFICGMEEGMFPSYRSIAYGSEKEIQEERRLFYVGITRARKELYLTYARCRMTNGNTQYNQPSRFLNEIPENILEQQKRNVVFTPTSPRINARPKAGYNMAGGEGLNKAYGVSVSKPEIPAPTDFKLNFKEGDSVRAPKYGIGTVKSIKAAGADFEVEVYFKDKGSKKFMARLSKLIKVD
- a CDS encoding YerC/YecD family TrpR-related protein, which gives rise to MNPKIKSPITDKLFECVLVMENIEECYQLFEDLCTVHEINAIAQRMAVAEMLDRKCTYIEIAEKTGASTATISRVNRALIYGTDGYKLAIDRVAEKHKSE
- a CDS encoding radical SAM protein, with the translated sequence MNLLNEPESCTLCPRECDVNRTLSPSGFCNNSLNIKAALASVHYFEEPSVSGTNGSGTIFFSGCNMKCIFCQNYDISQFNKGIAISVSDLAKTMILQQEKGVHNINLVSGGHFIPQIKEALKTAKSMGLEIPIVYNSNGYEKAETLKSLDGLIDVYLPDIKYFSDEYAVKYSSAPNYFANASAAVLEMYRQAGKNIFSPDGLIKKGVIIRHLVLPGLKEDSKKILLWIKENIGHNAYISLMSQYTPMYRALNTKPLNRKITTYEYQNVIDYFFKIGLKNGYMQERSSANKIYTPNFDFSGLIKGD
- the pepT gene encoding peptidase T; its protein translation is MKTVTERFLEYVTHNTKSDENSKTTPSSKCQLDFADFIAGECRKIGLKNITVDKNGYVMAFLPKTKNNMPKIGFIAHMDTSPEASGENVRPVITRNYNGTDIKLNGVTLSPEAFPELLEYKGGDIISSDGTTLLGADDKAGIAEILTAMEYIINHPEIDHGEIGIAFTPDEEIGRGADFFDVKSFGCDFAYTVDGGKIGELEYENFNAARAKISITGINVHPGTAKGLMKNASLIGCELASMLPPSETPSTTGGYEGFYHLVSFNGNVSKCTMAYIIRDFDKENFVKRKAEMERVVSYINSKYGNVACLEMYDEYYNMFEKVSPHKEIIDLAKKAMELSGVTPLISPIRGGTDGARLSYMGLPCPNIFAGGHNFHGIYEFIPVNSMEKAVQVIINIIKLS